One window from the genome of Hippoglossus hippoglossus isolate fHipHip1 chromosome 10, fHipHip1.pri, whole genome shotgun sequence encodes:
- the dctn4 gene encoding dynactin subunit 4 isoform X2 — MASLLQPEKVVYLVRGEKRIRAPLSQLYFCRYCSELRSLECVSHEVDSHYCPSCLENMPSAEAKLKKNRCVNCFDCPCCMHTLSTRATNIPAPLPDDPTKTAMKKAYYLACGFCRWTSRDVGMADKSVASGGWQEPENSHTQRINKLIEYYQQLAHREKQERDRKKLARRRQCMPLAFSEKYGLGTRLQRQRSGAPISSLAGLSLKEGEDQKEITIELAQALDEVEPLPEDCYTRPISLPEVTTLRQRLLQPDFQPAGASQLHPRHKHLLMKRSLRCRKCEHNLSKPEFNPTSIKFKIQLVAVSYIPEVRIMSIPNLRFVKESQVLLTLTNPVENITHVSLTACEEEDSDDINSTAKVIVPSKELVLAGKDAAAEYDELAEPQDFQDDPDVVAFRKSNKIGFFIKVIPQKEDDGDVTVSFKIRHDFRNLAAPIRPSEEGGESTPDAIWLTHHVELRLGPLAP; from the exons ATGGCGTCTCTCCTGCAGCCGGAGAAAGTTGTGTATCTGGTCCGCGGAGAGAAACGGATCCGAGCTCCTTTATCTCAACTCTACTTCTGTCGCTACTGCAGCGAGCTGCGGTCTCTGGAGTGCGTGTCTCACGAG GTGGACTCCCACTATTGTCCCAGCTGTCTGGAGAACATGCCCTCTGCAGAGGCTAAGCTTAAAAAGAACAG GTGTGTCAACTGTTTCGACTGCCCAtgctgcatgcacacactgtcCACCCGGGCCACCAACATCCCGGCTCCTCTGCCTGATGATCCCACCAAGACGGCCATGAAGAAGGCCTACTATCTGGCCTGCGGTTTCTGTCGCTGGACCTCCAGGGATGTGGGAATGGCTGACAAATCAGTGG CCAGCGGTGGATGGCAGGAACCAGAGAACTCTCATACTCAGCGG ATCAACAAGCTGATTGAGTATTACCAGCAGCTGGCTCACCgagagaagcaggagagagacaggaagaagtTGGCCAGGAGACGACAGTGCATGCCACTGGCATTCTCG GAAAAATACGGCCTTGGAACCCGACTGCAGAGGCAGAGGTCTGGAGCTCCCATCTCAAGCCTGGCGGGCCTTTC CCTTAAAGAGGGTGAGGACCAGAAGGAGATCACTATTGAACTTGCCCAGGCCCTTGATGAAGTGGAGCCCCTGCCTGAAGATTGTTACACCAGGCCCATCAGTTTACCGGAGG TGACCACGCTGCGGCAGCGGCTCCTGCAGCCTGACTTCCAGCCTGCAGGGGCGTCTCAGCTCCACcccagacacaaacacctccTGATGAAGCGCTCACTGCGCTGCAGG AAATGTGAGCACAATTTGAGCAAGCCAGAGTTTAATCCTACTTCAATCAAGTTTAAAATTCAGCTGGTGGCTGT GAGTTATATCCCTGAAGTGAGAATTATGTCCATTCCAAATCTCCGGTTCGTGAAG GAGAGCCAAGTGCTGCTGACTCTGACCAACCCAGTAGAGAACATCACCCACGTCTCATTGACCGCTTGTGAGGAGGAAGATTCTGACGACATCAACAGCACTGCCAAG GTCATAGTTCCCAGCAAGGAGCTGGTGTTGGCAGGgaaggatgctgctgctgagtaTGATGAACTGGCTGAACCTCAAGACTTCCAGGACGACCCAGA TGTTGTTGCCTTCAGGAAATCCAACAAGATTGGTTTCTTCATCAAAGTGATCCCCCAGAAGGAAGACGATGGGGATGTCACCGTCTCATTTAAGATCAGACACGACTTCCGCAACCTCGCAGCTCCCATCAGGCCAAGCGAGGAGGGAGGCGAAAGCACCCCCGACGCCATTTGGCTCACACACCACGTCGAGCTGAGGCTGGGACCCCTCGCTCCCTGA
- the gpx3 gene encoding glutathione peroxidase 3, with translation MRNCHGGIICVSLGVVSITLSHVNKQLSDGGVLPASCGSLHPPHTPPPPGILLNVRETRTRSHSERPPCLGKIGMMWPFVPLLLLGLLRPRTAGALLTQHCDSSTDDTIFKYQAKSLNGSHNVSFGDYRGRSVLFVNVATYUGLTFQYVELNALQEEMEPYGLTVLGFPCNQFGKQEPGQKHEILPGLKHVRPGNGFMPNFPLFEKGDVNGRDEQAVYTFLKKSCPPVGDDFGNHASRLFWEPLKTSDIKWNFEKFLVGPDGKPVMRWHPSINISAVRADIRKYLLQRYTQKHFT, from the exons ATGAGAAATTGCCATGGAGGAATAATCTGTGTCAGCCTGGGTGTGGTGTCCATAACATTGAGCCACGTTAACAAGCAGCTTTCTGACG GGGGCGTCCTCCCTGCCAGCTGTGGCTCGCTCCACCctccccacaccccccccccccccggcataTTACTTAACGTGCGGGAGACGCGGACACGCAGCCACAGTGAGCGGCCACCGTGTCTGGGGAAGATCGGGATGATGTGGCCCTTCgtaccgctgctgctgctcggtcTTCTGCGGCCCCGCACCGCCGGAGCCCTGCTCACACAG CACTGTGACTCATCCACGGATGACACCATATTCAAATACCAGGCAAAATCCCTGAACGGGAGCCACAATGTGAGCTTCGGCGACTACAGAGGCAGGAGTGTCCTGTTCGTCAATGTGGCGACATACTGAGGTTTAACCTTTCAGTATGTGG AACTGAATGCACTACAGGAGGAGATGGAACCATATGGACTCACCGTTCTTGGATTTCCCTGCAACCAGTTTGGGAAACAGGAACCGGGACAAAAACATGAGATCCTGCCAGGTTTAAA ACATGTCAGACCAGGCAACGGCTTCATGCCAAACTTCCCGCTATTCGAGAAGGGGGATGTGAACGGAAGAGACGAACAAGCGGTTTACACATTCCTTAAG AAATCCTGCCCTCCAGTTGGAGACGACTTCGGGAACCATGCCAGCAGATTGTTCTGGGAGCCTCTGAAGACCAGTGACATCAAGTGGAACTTTGAGAAGTTCCTGGTTGGCCCAGATGGGAAGCCTGTGATGAGGTGGCACCCGAGCATCAACATTTCTGCGGTCCGAGCCGACATCCGAAAATACCTGCTCCAACGCTACACCCAGAAGCATTTCACTTAG
- the dctn4 gene encoding dynactin subunit 4 isoform X1, giving the protein MASLLQPEKVVYLVRGEKRIRAPLSQLYFCRYCSELRSLECVSHEVDSHYCPSCLENMPSAEAKLKKNRCVNCFDCPCCMHTLSTRATNIPAPLPDDPTKTAMKKAYYLACGFCRWTSRDVGMADKSVASGGWQEPENSHTQRINKLIEYYQQLAHREKQERDRKKLARRRQCMPLAFSQHTIHVVEKYGLGTRLQRQRSGAPISSLAGLSLKEGEDQKEITIELAQALDEVEPLPEDCYTRPISLPEVTTLRQRLLQPDFQPAGASQLHPRHKHLLMKRSLRCRKCEHNLSKPEFNPTSIKFKIQLVAVSYIPEVRIMSIPNLRFVKESQVLLTLTNPVENITHVSLTACEEEDSDDINSTAKVIVPSKELVLAGKDAAAEYDELAEPQDFQDDPDVVAFRKSNKIGFFIKVIPQKEDDGDVTVSFKIRHDFRNLAAPIRPSEEGGESTPDAIWLTHHVELRLGPLAP; this is encoded by the exons ATGGCGTCTCTCCTGCAGCCGGAGAAAGTTGTGTATCTGGTCCGCGGAGAGAAACGGATCCGAGCTCCTTTATCTCAACTCTACTTCTGTCGCTACTGCAGCGAGCTGCGGTCTCTGGAGTGCGTGTCTCACGAG GTGGACTCCCACTATTGTCCCAGCTGTCTGGAGAACATGCCCTCTGCAGAGGCTAAGCTTAAAAAGAACAG GTGTGTCAACTGTTTCGACTGCCCAtgctgcatgcacacactgtcCACCCGGGCCACCAACATCCCGGCTCCTCTGCCTGATGATCCCACCAAGACGGCCATGAAGAAGGCCTACTATCTGGCCTGCGGTTTCTGTCGCTGGACCTCCAGGGATGTGGGAATGGCTGACAAATCAGTGG CCAGCGGTGGATGGCAGGAACCAGAGAACTCTCATACTCAGCGG ATCAACAAGCTGATTGAGTATTACCAGCAGCTGGCTCACCgagagaagcaggagagagacaggaagaagtTGGCCAGGAGACGACAGTGCATGCCACTGGCATTCTCG CAACACACTATTCATGTGGTG GAAAAATACGGCCTTGGAACCCGACTGCAGAGGCAGAGGTCTGGAGCTCCCATCTCAAGCCTGGCGGGCCTTTC CCTTAAAGAGGGTGAGGACCAGAAGGAGATCACTATTGAACTTGCCCAGGCCCTTGATGAAGTGGAGCCCCTGCCTGAAGATTGTTACACCAGGCCCATCAGTTTACCGGAGG TGACCACGCTGCGGCAGCGGCTCCTGCAGCCTGACTTCCAGCCTGCAGGGGCGTCTCAGCTCCACcccagacacaaacacctccTGATGAAGCGCTCACTGCGCTGCAGG AAATGTGAGCACAATTTGAGCAAGCCAGAGTTTAATCCTACTTCAATCAAGTTTAAAATTCAGCTGGTGGCTGT GAGTTATATCCCTGAAGTGAGAATTATGTCCATTCCAAATCTCCGGTTCGTGAAG GAGAGCCAAGTGCTGCTGACTCTGACCAACCCAGTAGAGAACATCACCCACGTCTCATTGACCGCTTGTGAGGAGGAAGATTCTGACGACATCAACAGCACTGCCAAG GTCATAGTTCCCAGCAAGGAGCTGGTGTTGGCAGGgaaggatgctgctgctgagtaTGATGAACTGGCTGAACCTCAAGACTTCCAGGACGACCCAGA TGTTGTTGCCTTCAGGAAATCCAACAAGATTGGTTTCTTCATCAAAGTGATCCCCCAGAAGGAAGACGATGGGGATGTCACCGTCTCATTTAAGATCAGACACGACTTCCGCAACCTCGCAGCTCCCATCAGGCCAAGCGAGGAGGGAGGCGAAAGCACCCCCGACGCCATTTGGCTCACACACCACGTCGAGCTGAGGCTGGGACCCCTCGCTCCCTGA